Proteins from a single region of Palaemon carinicauda isolate YSFRI2023 chromosome 1, ASM3689809v2, whole genome shotgun sequence:
- the LOC137638229 gene encoding protein NYNRIN-like: MDSGVGTFPYPQRCFANIHVDVVGSLSISQRHRDLFTLIDHATRWPETIPMDTATSTSCISALLSRWIARFGIPEHITYDKGTPFHSLANILEINVHPKTPYIPAANGMVECFHSTLKAPLMSCCMNPCGLPSLPGHAWE, from the coding sequence atggattcaggagtgggcacgttTCCTTATCCTCAGCGGTGTTTTGCCAACATTCATGTTGATGTTGTAGGTTCCTTATCCATATCACAAAGACATCGTGACCTGTTTACCCTCATCGACCAcgccactcgttggcctgaaaccattcccatggatacTGCAACCTCTACCtcgtgtatatctgccttactttccagatggatagcgagatttggtatccctgagcatattacctatGACAAGGGTACCCCTTTTCactcattagcgaatatcctggaaATCAATGTACATCCGAAAACACCATACATCCCTGCtgctaacggaatggttgaatgttttcacagcaccctcaaagcacctttgatgtcctgctgcatgaATCCATGTGGTCTACCGAGCCTCCCTGGGCACGCGTGGGAATGA